A portion of the Collinsella aerofaciens genome contains these proteins:
- a CDS encoding response regulator transcription factor — translation MDTLMFFYTLAILVICIVTAVLSLAAYASSRRRFFIYGGGVFICYAIEMTEIFFFEYTLQNRSFPANDYYAITMPVMRTLVATASQAFIWLIAMDLLDKHSKKQFVIPVLTFLLCESLIIIAVPSGPMHQWLYYTMRQVFLVFVGLYICWTAHKSTKVELKARVNNQRKHLIIGAILVGCIVAEDFYNILVVPMSLAPSWLQLYLSERNFSENVFACYFAILLIIYSYHVLSIRMQEAPEEKNVSDLDRHIEEQMPFYRNAYRLSNRETEVMRLVVLGKSNQEIADELFLAVGTVKTHIHNILVKTEQQNRTTLILHFWKR, via the coding sequence ATGGACACACTCATGTTCTTCTATACCCTAGCAATACTCGTGATCTGTATTGTGACGGCAGTGCTTTCGCTTGCCGCCTATGCCTCGTCCCGTCGACGCTTCTTTATCTATGGCGGCGGCGTTTTTATTTGCTACGCCATCGAGATGACCGAGATCTTCTTTTTTGAATACACGTTGCAAAACCGAAGTTTTCCGGCCAATGACTATTACGCAATTACCATGCCTGTAATGCGGACCCTTGTGGCGACCGCTTCACAGGCTTTTATTTGGCTGATTGCCATGGACTTGCTCGACAAACATTCTAAAAAGCAGTTCGTTATCCCCGTCTTAACGTTTTTGCTGTGCGAGTCGCTGATTATCATCGCTGTCCCCTCCGGCCCCATGCATCAGTGGCTCTACTACACGATGCGTCAGGTATTCCTTGTCTTTGTGGGACTGTATATCTGTTGGACGGCTCATAAGAGTACAAAGGTTGAGCTGAAGGCACGCGTCAACAACCAGCGAAAGCACCTGATTATCGGCGCCATCCTGGTCGGTTGCATCGTTGCCGAGGATTTCTACAACATCCTTGTCGTCCCCATGAGTCTGGCGCCCTCTTGGCTGCAGCTATATCTGTCCGAGCGCAACTTTAGCGAAAACGTCTTTGCGTGCTACTTTGCAATTCTGCTGATTATCTACTCCTACCACGTGCTTTCAATCCGCATGCAGGAGGCGCCCGAGGAAAAGAACGTCAGCGATCTTGATCGACACATCGAAGAGCAAATGCCCTTCTATCGTAACGCCTACAGGCTCTCCAACCGTGAGACCGAAGTCATGCGCCTTGTTGTGCTGGGCAAGTCGAACCAAGAGATTGCTGACGAGCTATTCCTTGCCGTGGGCACCGTCAAGACTCACATCCACAACATCCTGGTCAAAACCGAACAGCAAAACCGCACCACGCTCATCCTCCACTTCTGGAAGCGATAA
- a CDS encoding APC family permease: MSDGKKKLSFLTVISTIICVVFVCEAAAPAAAIGNQQFFWWIFLILTFLLPYGMVVAELGTTYDGEGGIYDWVRDGLGDKWGARISYYYWVNYPLWIASLATMFPDILGMVFGVEFNLIAKMGIELAFVWIVYLMGRSKAADSEWVLNGGAIIKVAVAVIVGALGIWYAMENGFANDMSAATFLPELTNTNALGYLSIIIFNFMGFEVICTMTDDMADPARDIPKAIIVGGVAIAVIYLFAGFGIGAAVPADSIDPDYGMIVAVQTMVGDSMIFKVICIAFLITLFANMAAWSFGVNSVARYAAEHGNMPKVFASMISDDDMPNGANLVNAVVASLVLCLQLVPIDAISNGVFWMLFGTSVVFLLLTYIPMFPAFLNLRKNDPNRERIFTFPFKGAMMKVMLAIPCIELVLAIVATLIPFSAAEIGDKVPMIVIFIVLVLIGEVVRVVSAKGRKEEYKGLTPELAAQRLAEEAAEAEEN; the protein is encoded by the coding sequence ATGAGCGACGGAAAGAAAAAGCTTTCCTTCTTGACGGTCATTTCGACCATCATCTGCGTCGTCTTCGTTTGCGAGGCCGCCGCACCTGCTGCCGCCATTGGCAACCAGCAGTTCTTCTGGTGGATCTTCCTGATCCTGACCTTCCTGCTTCCCTATGGCATGGTTGTCGCCGAGCTCGGCACCACCTATGACGGCGAGGGCGGCATTTACGACTGGGTACGCGATGGCCTGGGCGACAAGTGGGGCGCCCGCATTTCGTATTACTACTGGGTCAACTACCCGCTGTGGATCGCCTCGCTGGCCACCATGTTCCCCGACATCCTGGGCATGGTCTTTGGCGTCGAGTTCAACCTGATTGCCAAGATGGGTATCGAACTTGCCTTTGTGTGGATCGTCTACCTTATGGGCCGCTCCAAGGCTGCCGACTCCGAGTGGGTCCTCAACGGTGGCGCCATTATCAAGGTCGCCGTTGCCGTTATCGTTGGCGCTTTGGGCATCTGGTATGCCATGGAGAACGGTTTTGCGAACGACATGTCCGCTGCCACCTTCCTGCCCGAGCTTACCAACACCAACGCTCTTGGCTACCTGTCCATCATCATCTTTAACTTCATGGGCTTCGAGGTCATCTGCACCATGACCGACGACATGGCCGATCCCGCTCGCGATATTCCCAAGGCTATCATCGTCGGTGGCGTGGCTATCGCCGTCATCTACCTGTTCGCCGGCTTCGGCATCGGCGCCGCCGTGCCGGCCGACTCCATCGACCCCGACTACGGCATGATCGTCGCAGTCCAGACCATGGTGGGCGACTCCATGATCTTCAAGGTCATCTGCATCGCCTTCCTGATCACCCTGTTCGCCAACATGGCTGCTTGGTCCTTCGGCGTCAACTCTGTTGCTCGCTATGCTGCTGAGCACGGCAACATGCCCAAGGTCTTCGCCTCGATGATCTCGGATGACGACATGCCCAACGGCGCCAACCTGGTCAACGCTGTCGTTGCCTCCCTGGTTCTCTGCCTGCAGCTGGTGCCCATCGACGCCATCTCCAACGGTGTCTTCTGGATGCTCTTCGGCACCTCCGTCGTCTTCCTGCTGCTCACCTACATCCCGATGTTCCCGGCGTTCCTCAACCTTCGTAAGAACGACCCCAACCGTGAGCGCATCTTCACGTTCCCGTTCAAGGGCGCGATGATGAAGGTCATGCTGGCCATCCCCTGCATCGAGCTGGTTCTTGCCATCGTTGCCACGCTGATCCCGTTCTCCGCTGCTGAAATTGGCGACAAGGTCCCGATGATCGTCATCTTCATCGTGCTCGTGCTCATCGGCGAGGTCGTCCGCGTCGTCAGCGCCAAGGGCCGCAAGGAAGAGTACAAGGGTCTGACCCCTGAGCTCGCAGCCCAGCGTCTCGCTGAGGAGGCCGCCGAGGCCGAGGAGAACTAG
- a CDS encoding amidohydrolase, with protein sequence MDKADLVIKSNAVFTGDGLAPFKGGVAVAGDRIVACGEDKYLDAFIGPDTEVRDYGDKLVMPGIIDSHTHYAQGAFVSDPDFAVNLIDCTSFEQCMERVQAFAEDHPNNEWIVGYQVIQFQWDVPEMPTAAMIDEYISDRPVFLQQVDVHTFSANTCAIEKIGITAETPDPSGGKILRDEAGNPTGVFSNNAGALFLDEVYNPAPEVASASFAKTAHRANALGITTVGMVNPTFVSMDNPYKFLAELNRKGEHPLRVFMYTDLFENEAMTLEEIRAKYDFPGTQVEWHGFKQFIDGVCSDHTAWMLEPYANAPETCGEPAEEPERVRKAILKALEWGVDTRIHAIGDRSVRFILDCFEEGEKRYGLMGCRHSMEHNETVQPEDLPRYAELGVCPAMQPWHMLLDMADLAKDDAVGPERAALSWPIHSLLASGACVHLGSDFPVVGLEPMEEVYGAVYRMLEDGSNPEGWFPEERITMAEALRAYTYGAAYAMHAEDRIGTLACGKQADICVLDRNLFTCEPAEVLEATAALTMIAGKVVFEA encoded by the coding sequence ATGGACAAAGCGGATTTAGTCATCAAAAGTAATGCTGTGTTCACTGGTGACGGGCTGGCCCCGTTCAAGGGCGGCGTTGCCGTCGCAGGTGACAGGATTGTTGCGTGCGGCGAGGATAAGTACCTCGACGCTTTTATCGGGCCCGATACCGAGGTGCGCGACTATGGCGATAAGCTCGTCATGCCTGGCATCATCGACTCACACACTCACTATGCCCAGGGCGCCTTTGTGTCCGATCCCGATTTCGCCGTCAATCTCATCGATTGCACAAGCTTTGAGCAGTGTATGGAACGCGTGCAGGCGTTTGCCGAAGACCACCCGAACAACGAGTGGATCGTGGGCTATCAGGTTATTCAGTTCCAGTGGGACGTGCCCGAGATGCCTACGGCAGCAATGATCGATGAGTACATTTCGGACCGTCCGGTCTTTTTGCAGCAGGTTGACGTGCACACGTTTAGTGCCAACACCTGCGCAATCGAGAAAATCGGCATTACTGCTGAAACGCCAGACCCATCAGGCGGCAAGATTCTTAGGGATGAAGCTGGCAACCCCACTGGGGTCTTCTCGAATAACGCGGGAGCCCTTTTCTTGGATGAGGTATACAATCCTGCCCCCGAGGTGGCTAGTGCTTCCTTTGCCAAGACCGCGCATCGTGCCAACGCTCTCGGTATTACGACAGTCGGCATGGTTAACCCCACTTTTGTGAGCATGGATAACCCCTATAAATTCCTCGCGGAACTCAACCGCAAGGGCGAACATCCGTTGCGCGTGTTCATGTACACAGACCTTTTTGAGAACGAGGCCATGACGCTCGAGGAGATTCGGGCGAAATACGACTTCCCGGGCACGCAAGTTGAGTGGCATGGCTTTAAGCAGTTCATTGACGGCGTGTGTTCCGATCATACTGCTTGGATGCTCGAGCCCTATGCTAATGCTCCCGAGACCTGTGGCGAGCCGGCTGAGGAACCGGAGCGTGTGCGCAAAGCCATCCTTAAAGCGCTTGAGTGGGGTGTCGACACGCGCATCCATGCCATAGGCGATCGTTCCGTACGCTTTATCCTGGACTGCTTCGAAGAGGGTGAGAAGCGTTACGGTCTTATGGGCTGTCGTCACTCCATGGAGCACAACGAGACTGTTCAACCTGAGGATTTGCCGCGCTATGCGGAGCTCGGCGTCTGTCCGGCCATGCAGCCGTGGCATATGCTGCTTGATATGGCCGACTTGGCAAAGGACGACGCCGTTGGTCCCGAGCGCGCGGCGCTCTCGTGGCCAATTCATAGCCTGCTCGCGAGCGGTGCCTGCGTGCATCTGGGCTCCGACTTTCCGGTCGTGGGGCTTGAGCCTATGGAGGAAGTCTATGGAGCGGTCTACCGCATGCTCGAGGATGGATCTAATCCTGAGGGTTGGTTCCCCGAGGAGCGAATCACCATGGCCGAGGCCCTGCGCGCATACACCTACGGCGCTGCCTACGCTATGCATGCTGAGGACCGCATCGGCACACTCGCCTGCGGCAAGCAAGCCGACATCTGCGTACTCGACCGCAATCTCTTTACCTGCGAGCCGGCAGAGGTGCTCGAGGCTACCGCAGCCCTCACGATGATCGCCGGCAAGGTGGTCTTTGAGGCATAG
- a CDS encoding MATE family efflux transporter → MAEEVTAAVEEERELASQPIPGLVRKYTIVTGQGMLAQIIMVVLEGLVMGWGLGAHGLACVSIIMSVEYINLAFGNLFGTGVPAVVGNLLGAGDIKGASKAFSQGFWLTTIVSVLLAVVMAVFTEPICAFFGATPDIMADTVAGVRTFAVLLPLTVIGQMVTAVMRVDEKVQIQANLMTVSAIVAICWLALSTFVLKFGVMGAGVYYGLSIGIWAIGIFWFIGGKKSQLQISLADLKLDLAVCGQILKIGFPFFLVQGATFIFNTVANSLLGSLGGDMGSLYIAAFGVINGYILYITMMVAQCFSYGLQPIAAFNAGAKAWARLKETLSCTLKYQVVTLALVTVALWLAATPVCAFFAGSDPALVEVAANATRTVILAVALGYLAMTMSIYFQAVEKVGVATFTGLLRYVICSVPLMYLLGNMMGVEGVWIALVVADAITGIISIALAAHESKRLSGLPA, encoded by the coding sequence ATGGCAGAAGAAGTAACCGCTGCCGTGGAGGAGGAGCGCGAGCTCGCCTCCCAACCGATTCCCGGCCTGGTGCGTAAGTACACCATCGTCACCGGCCAGGGCATGCTCGCCCAGATCATCATGGTGGTCCTCGAGGGCCTCGTGATGGGTTGGGGCCTGGGTGCCCACGGCCTGGCCTGCGTCTCGATCATCATGTCGGTCGAGTACATCAACCTGGCCTTTGGCAACCTGTTTGGCACCGGCGTGCCCGCCGTGGTGGGCAACCTTTTGGGTGCCGGCGACATTAAGGGCGCAAGCAAGGCTTTTAGCCAGGGCTTTTGGCTCACCACGATTGTGAGTGTGCTGCTTGCTGTGGTGATGGCCGTGTTTACCGAGCCCATCTGCGCATTCTTTGGCGCCACGCCCGACATCATGGCCGATACCGTTGCCGGCGTGCGCACCTTCGCCGTGCTGCTGCCGCTCACGGTCATTGGCCAGATGGTCACCGCTGTGATGCGTGTGGACGAGAAAGTACAGATTCAGGCCAACCTCATGACCGTTTCGGCCATCGTCGCCATCTGCTGGCTCGCGCTTTCCACGTTTGTGCTCAAGTTTGGCGTTATGGGCGCCGGCGTGTACTACGGGCTTTCCATCGGTATCTGGGCCATCGGTATCTTCTGGTTCATCGGGGGCAAAAAGTCCCAGCTCCAGATTAGCCTGGCCGACCTTAAGCTCGACCTCGCCGTCTGCGGCCAGATCCTCAAGATCGGCTTCCCGTTCTTCCTGGTCCAGGGCGCGACCTTTATCTTTAACACAGTTGCCAACTCGCTTTTGGGCTCGCTCGGCGGCGACATGGGCTCGCTCTACATCGCAGCCTTTGGCGTGATCAACGGCTACATCCTCTACATCACCATGATGGTTGCCCAGTGCTTCTCCTATGGCCTGCAGCCCATCGCTGCCTTCAACGCCGGTGCAAAGGCTTGGGCACGCCTTAAGGAGACGCTCTCCTGCACGCTTAAGTACCAGGTTGTGACGCTGGCGCTGGTCACCGTCGCGCTCTGGCTTGCCGCCACGCCGGTGTGCGCCTTCTTTGCCGGCAGCGATCCTGCGCTCGTTGAGGTTGCCGCCAACGCCACGCGTACCGTCATCCTGGCTGTTGCCCTGGGCTATCTTGCCATGACCATGTCGATATATTTCCAGGCGGTCGAGAAGGTTGGTGTCGCCACGTTTACCGGCCTGCTTCGCTATGTGATCTGCTCGGTGCCGCTTATGTACCTCCTCGGCAACATGATGGGTGTTGAGGGCGTGTGGATCGCCCTGGTGGTGGCCGACGCCATTACCGGCATCATCTCCATTGCGCTCG
- the ptcA gene encoding putrescine carbamoyltransferase — protein sequence MALPKDFIDTNDFTKEQILAIEDLGLAMKKAIKVDGYYPHLLRNKSLGMIFQQVSTRTRLSFETAMTDLGGHAQFYGPGTIQLGGHESLGDTARVMGSLLDIMMARVDRHKDVVGLAEGSAVPVINGMSEFNHPTQEMGDLMTMLENLPEGKKIEDCTLAFIGDATQVCVSLMFIASKIGMKFVQFGPKGHQIPDGGLHVGTVEERAEFGKQMMAIAEENCKVSGGSVVISDDIECIKGADFIYTDVWYGLYDEEVSGENYMDVFYPKYQVTMDMMNFAGPNSKFMHCLPATRNEEVVDEVMDDPERSLCWVEAENRKHSIRALLAALGKRTPLNDEGVEYSAKAELHAALEALEQL from the coding sequence ATGGCACTGCCTAAGGATTTCATCGACACCAACGACTTCACCAAAGAGCAGATCCTGGCTATCGAGGATCTTGGCCTGGCAATGAAGAAGGCCATCAAGGTTGACGGTTATTATCCGCACCTGCTCCGCAACAAGAGCCTTGGCATGATCTTCCAGCAGGTCTCCACCCGCACCCGTCTTTCCTTCGAGACCGCTATGACCGACCTCGGCGGCCATGCTCAGTTCTATGGCCCTGGCACCATCCAGCTCGGCGGTCACGAGTCCCTGGGCGACACCGCTCGCGTTATGGGCTCGCTGCTCGACATCATGATGGCTCGCGTTGACCGTCACAAGGACGTCGTCGGCCTCGCCGAGGGCTCCGCTGTGCCCGTCATCAATGGCATGTCCGAGTTCAACCATCCCACGCAGGAGATGGGCGACCTCATGACCATGCTCGAGAACCTCCCCGAGGGCAAGAAGATTGAGGACTGCACCCTGGCCTTCATCGGCGACGCCACCCAGGTCTGCGTCTCCCTCATGTTCATCGCCTCCAAGATCGGCATGAAGTTTGTCCAGTTTGGACCTAAGGGCCACCAGATCCCCGACGGCGGCCTGCACGTCGGCACCGTCGAGGAGCGCGCCGAGTTCGGCAAGCAGATGATGGCCATCGCCGAGGAGAACTGCAAGGTTTCCGGCGGCTCGGTTGTTATCTCCGACGACATCGAGTGCATCAAGGGCGCCGACTTCATCTACACCGACGTGTGGTATGGCCTGTACGACGAGGAGGTCTCGGGCGAGAACTACATGGACGTGTTCTATCCCAAGTATCAGGTCACCATGGATATGATGAACTTCGCCGGCCCCAACTCCAAGTTCATGCACTGCCTGCCGGCCACCCGCAACGAGGAGGTCGTCGACGAGGTCATGGACGATCCCGAGCGCTCCCTGTGCTGGGTCGAGGCCGAGAACCGCAAGCACTCCATCCGTGCTCTCCTTGCCGCCCTGGGCAAGCGCACCCCGCTCAACGACGAGGGTGTCGAGTACTCTGCCAAGGCTGAGCTCCACGCCGCTCTCGAGGCTCTCGAGCAGCTCTAA
- a CDS encoding agmatine deiminase family protein encodes MRTITESESTPKADGFFMPAEFAPQDRVWMGWPHRTDTWAHGAKPAQKQYAAIARAISEFTPVYMCANQVDYANCKAVFENDENVTVIEMTTDDAWFRDTAATYVINGKGEKRANHWHFNAYGGLVDGLYFPWDKDEQIALKMAELSGCRRYRPDDMILEGGSITVDGEGTLVVTDQCLLSPGRTCSAVLEEEEDPESIWPKYHKKFEPWSEELREYMNEHLKDYLGVEKVIWVKEGIDPEETNGHIDDVATFIAPGVMACIWTDDPEYPFYDQCHAAYETLSNAVDAKGRKLKVYKLCMPVNPLFMDQASCDTIDADENAEPRVPDEPLIASYMNYLVTNHGVIVPQYGDENDQLAVDTLQKIYDEVWGEGVYKCVGVQSEQVVFGGGNIHCITQQEPSA; translated from the coding sequence ATGCGTACGATCACCGAGTCCGAGTCCACCCCCAAGGCCGACGGCTTCTTTATGCCCGCCGAGTTCGCCCCGCAGGATCGCGTGTGGATGGGCTGGCCCCACCGCACCGACACCTGGGCCCACGGCGCCAAGCCTGCTCAGAAGCAGTATGCCGCCATCGCCCGCGCCATCTCCGAGTTCACCCCGGTCTATATGTGCGCCAACCAGGTCGACTATGCCAACTGCAAGGCCGTCTTCGAGAACGACGAGAACGTCACCGTCATCGAGATGACCACCGACGACGCCTGGTTCCGCGACACCGCCGCCACCTACGTCATCAACGGCAAGGGCGAGAAGCGCGCCAACCACTGGCACTTCAACGCCTACGGCGGCCTCGTCGACGGCCTGTACTTCCCGTGGGACAAGGACGAGCAGATCGCCCTCAAGATGGCTGAGCTCTCCGGCTGCCGCCGCTATCGTCCCGACGACATGATCCTCGAGGGCGGCTCCATCACCGTCGACGGCGAGGGCACCCTTGTCGTTACCGACCAGTGCCTGCTTTCCCCCGGCCGCACCTGCTCTGCAGTGCTCGAGGAGGAAGAGGACCCCGAGTCCATCTGGCCTAAGTACCACAAGAAGTTCGAGCCCTGGAGCGAGGAGCTTCGCGAGTACATGAACGAGCACCTCAAGGACTACCTGGGTGTCGAGAAGGTCATCTGGGTCAAGGAGGGCATCGACCCCGAGGAGACCAACGGCCACATCGATGACGTCGCTACGTTCATTGCCCCGGGCGTCATGGCCTGCATCTGGACCGACGATCCCGAGTACCCGTTCTATGATCAGTGCCACGCTGCCTACGAGACCCTCTCCAACGCCGTTGACGCCAAGGGCCGCAAGCTGAAGGTCTACAAGCTCTGCATGCCCGTGAACCCGCTGTTCATGGACCAGGCTTCCTGCGACACCATCGACGCCGACGAGAACGCCGAGCCGCGCGTTCCCGACGAGCCGCTGATCGCTTCCTACATGAACTACCTGGTCACCAACCACGGCGTTATCGTCCCGCAGTACGGCGACGAGAACGACCAGCTGGCCGTTGACACGCTCCAGAAGATCTATGACGAGGTCTGGGGCGAGGGCGTCTACAAGTGCGTCGGCGTTCAGTCCGAGCAGGTCGTCTTCGGCGGCGGCAATATCCACTGCATTACCCAGCAGGAGCCGTCGGCTTAA
- a CDS encoding APC family permease has protein sequence MAGKKFSLFEVILSVICVVFTIEAAAPASAMGNVQFFWWIFLIITFLLPYGLVVAELGTAFDSEGGLYDWVRLGLGDRWGARCSWCYWVNFPLWVASIACMFPSVINAVWGIEFSLGVRIAIELAFVWGVTVMAMQPVAEADWVMDGGAVIKVLITAVVGIVGIWFACNNGFANDMSFKTFVPNLGDTNSLTYLSIILFNFMGFEVVATFASTMKNPSRDIPKAVIAGGVAIAAIYIICGIGIGAAVPTEQLSLDSGIVDAVAAMVGRSHPLTMIVGMAFLVTLFANMICWSFGVNNVASYAARHGNMPRPFALVSKKTGMPNGSALINGCFASLVLLLQIPLGEGSDVFWVFFSMNVVFLLMSYIPMFPAFWRLRKYDDRPRVFRAPFEGKVLAVALAVPVIELVLSIVATIVPLNSSPAEMSKLPILMGVVIGVLLGEVSRLISRRGRSVDNPGVGVCGKRKS, from the coding sequence GTGGCAGGTAAAAAGTTCTCCCTGTTCGAGGTCATCCTCTCGGTTATCTGCGTTGTCTTTACCATCGAGGCGGCTGCTCCGGCATCTGCCATGGGTAACGTGCAGTTCTTCTGGTGGATCTTCCTCATCATTACGTTTTTGCTTCCCTATGGCCTGGTGGTGGCCGAGCTGGGTACGGCGTTCGATTCCGAGGGCGGCCTGTACGACTGGGTTCGCCTGGGCTTGGGCGACCGTTGGGGCGCACGCTGCTCCTGGTGCTACTGGGTCAACTTTCCACTGTGGGTGGCAAGTATCGCCTGCATGTTCCCCAGTGTTATCAATGCGGTATGGGGCATCGAATTTTCGCTTGGGGTCCGAATTGCCATCGAGCTTGCCTTTGTGTGGGGCGTCACGGTCATGGCAATGCAGCCGGTGGCCGAGGCCGATTGGGTCATGGATGGCGGCGCCGTCATCAAGGTGCTCATTACCGCCGTGGTGGGAATCGTCGGCATCTGGTTTGCCTGCAACAACGGCTTTGCCAACGATATGTCGTTTAAGACCTTTGTCCCCAATCTGGGAGACACTAACTCACTGACGTATCTTTCGATCATCCTATTCAACTTTATGGGCTTTGAGGTGGTCGCGACCTTTGCCAGCACGATGAAGAACCCGTCGCGCGATATTCCCAAGGCGGTTATCGCCGGTGGCGTTGCCATTGCGGCAATTTACATCATTTGCGGCATCGGCATTGGGGCTGCGGTTCCCACCGAGCAGCTTTCGCTCGATTCGGGCATTGTGGACGCGGTTGCCGCCATGGTGGGGCGCAGCCACCCGCTGACGATGATTGTGGGCATGGCCTTTTTGGTGACGCTGTTCGCCAACATGATCTGCTGGAGTTTTGGCGTCAACAACGTGGCGAGCTATGCCGCGCGCCATGGCAACATGCCGCGTCCCTTTGCGCTGGTGTCCAAGAAGACCGGCATGCCCAACGGCTCGGCACTCATTAACGGTTGCTTTGCCAGCTTGGTGCTGCTACTTCAGATTCCACTGGGTGAGGGTTCCGACGTTTTTTGGGTCTTCTTTTCGATGAACGTCGTCTTTCTGCTCATGAGCTATATCCCGATGTTCCCGGCGTTTTGGCGCCTGCGCAAATACGACGACCGCCCGCGCGTGTTTCGCGCGCCCTTCGAGGGCAAGGTGCTTGCGGTAGCGCTTGCGGTGCCGGTGATAGAACTCGTGCTTTCGATTGTTGCGACAATCGTGCCGCTTAACAGCTCGCCCGCCGAGATGTCAAAGTTGCCGATCCTCATGGGTGTGGTGATCGGCGTGTTGCTGGGCGAGGTTTCGCGCCTCATATCGCGCCGCGGCCGCAGTGTCGACAATCCCGGCGTTGGCGTGTGTGGAAAACGCAAATCGTGA
- a CDS encoding LuxR C-terminal-related transcriptional regulator: MSFAFFIYTILVMGVGLVTASTALVIWLMTRRRDCLVAAAGFLLYIFDMSVIFFDEYNRLKYDYVVTFNEPLQHPLLRCALGVAILACVWLWVTFRLHDEVTVKRVAAYVVPIAVLQLALVPRTGFAGQVQQYLFWLSRDLGMAFCLVYAYACYRKTENRAERLDLERSRTFFRIACVLTVMVVIEDTYMILFCTPDVDNVMVSAFLWYLGERNISENLLFVAAAVQLFKQFSHILRVFSRHPRADEEVATERRDAREDLVSRVVIFSDEHGLSKREQEVLTLVLRGLDVQNIANELVISPGTVKAHLHRIYVKSEVKARDDLIETFWRS, from the coding sequence ATGAGCTTCGCATTCTTTATCTACACGATTCTTGTCATGGGCGTTGGATTGGTGACGGCATCTACTGCGCTCGTAATATGGCTCATGACTCGTCGACGCGATTGTTTGGTGGCGGCCGCGGGCTTCCTTCTCTATATCTTCGATATGTCGGTGATCTTCTTTGATGAGTACAACCGGCTCAAATATGACTATGTGGTGACGTTTAATGAGCCGCTTCAACATCCGTTACTGCGCTGCGCGCTGGGCGTGGCGATTCTTGCGTGCGTATGGCTTTGGGTAACGTTTCGCTTACACGATGAGGTGACCGTTAAGCGCGTTGCCGCATATGTCGTACCGATCGCCGTGCTTCAGCTTGCTCTGGTGCCTCGTACTGGCTTTGCGGGCCAGGTTCAGCAATATCTTTTTTGGCTTTCGCGCGATTTGGGAATGGCATTCTGCTTGGTATATGCTTACGCCTGCTATCGCAAGACGGAGAATAGGGCTGAGCGGCTCGATCTTGAGCGCTCTCGGACGTTCTTTCGCATAGCCTGCGTGCTTACCGTGATGGTGGTTATCGAAGATACCTATATGATCCTATTCTGCACGCCTGACGTTGACAACGTGATGGTGAGCGCCTTTTTATGGTATCTGGGCGAGCGGAATATCTCAGAGAATTTATTGTTTGTGGCTGCAGCCGTTCAGCTATTTAAACAGTTCAGCCATATCTTACGTGTGTTCTCGCGTCACCCTCGTGCCGATGAAGAGGTAGCGACAGAGCGCCGTGATGCACGGGAGGACCTTGTCTCGCGTGTTGTGATTTTCTCGGACGAGCATGGGCTTTCAAAGCGTGAACAGGAAGTGCTTACACTCGTATTGCGTGGACTCGATGTCCAAAATATTGCTAACGAACTTGTGATTAGTCCGGGTACCGTCAAGGCTCACCTGCATCGCATCTATGTAAAGAGCGAAGTCAAGGCGCGTGACGACTTGATTGAGACATTCTGGCGCTCGTAA